A genomic region of Dermacentor andersoni chromosome 9, qqDerAnde1_hic_scaffold, whole genome shotgun sequence contains the following coding sequences:
- the LOC126527158 gene encoding uncharacterized protein isoform X2, with product MASGASDLGGIQSEIPCVDFGRLATRLKSISLKFKARGVDLDKPCSKTADNASHCWITWYLPTLNEAMRDAAMHVFEHAPGKLALSSVPDANLDHQNPESTLLESVTLVYSLLKEHRCITRLDVGNTAVLFCYFPVLLRKALRQNKGLEQIRVHPNDVRGVWSETRALTILSSALAKLSPGLDVLEVNELMPTIESEGGVVEAVKKGSLRRLVIRNGTSSKIERRLFRAIRYSSSLSVLEIEGTRKLALSSAVILSDALRHNKTLRKLSIQWLERDAVGTLLQSLERNTTLEELALVYSYDEPNSILWEGFEALRVNRGLKCLKLVGVNLISSCALIIADILRENDALQEVCLSENSITDLGAGALAKALQQNSTLKRLDISDCTLSCDSLSSFVESFSLNTTVECVRLGAVDIPETWTPSSPLTANHCARLDVTWNVPCLEDWAASLREREYHFSRLCVGWTADAKLSGVVNWFDALRAGGVSLTELVINCPRAVSQDCGDAVVSFLESTSSLKKLRVDLEDHSYSYVAAIIRGLARNRSVCEAKFCQTYIIDRVAKALQELLRRNRTLQRLAFKSCFFRGHAIPSIARVLEDNFVLLSFDFDDPPLVSMYPILRITDRNQSLLNRAVECVLNSSVDEESIRALRLLSTSDSLLDAVADVSGIGREECRSLVQESVRRLQSAL from the coding sequence ATGGCGTCGGGGGCCAGCGATCTCGGCGGCATCCAAAGCGAAATCCCCTGCGTGGATTTCGGACGGCTCGCAACCAGGCTCAAGAGCATTTCGCTCAAGTTTAAAGCACGCGGCGTAGACCTAGACAAGCCGTGCAGCAAGACTGCGGACAACGCGAGCCACTGCTGGATCACGTGGTACCTGCCCACACTGAACGAAGCGATGCGCGACGCTGCGATGCACGTCTTCGAACATGCTCCCGGCAAGTTAGCTCTGAGCTCGGTTCCAGACGCCAACTTAGATCACCAGAACCCCGAGAGCACCCTCCTCGAAAGTGTCACGCTAGTGTATTCGCTGCTGAAAGAGCACCGATGCATCACGCGTCTCGATGTGGGTAACACAGCAGTTTTGTTCTGCTACTTCCCTGTGCTGCTTCGCAAAGCACTGCGGCAAAACAAAGGACTTGAACAGATCCGAGTTCACCCCAATGACGTGAGAGGTGTTTGGAGCGAAACGCGCGCTTTGACTATCCTGTCGTCCGCCCTGGCTAAGCTGTCTCCGGGACTCGATGTCCTGGAAGTTAACGAGCTCATGCCGACTATCGAGTCGGAAGGAGGTGTCGTTGAGGCAGTTAAGAAAGGCAGCTTGCGCCGTCTCGTTATCAGGAACGGCACATCGAGCAAAATTGAGAGGAGGTTGTTCCGCGCCATCAGGTATTCTTCctccttgagtgtgctcgaaatcGAGGGCACCAGGAAACTGGCATTATCGAGTGCCGTCATCTTGTCGGATGCGTTGAGGCATAACAAAACGCTCCGAAAGCTTTCTATACAGTGGTTAGAAAGAGACGCGGTTGGAACGCTGCTCCAATCACTGGAAAGAAACACTACCTTGGAGGAGCTGGCACTTGTCTACTCGTACGACGAACCGAACTCCATCCTTTGGGAAGGCTTCGAGGCGCTACGTGTTAACCGTGGCCTTAAGTGCCTGAAGCTCGTGGGTGTTAACTTGATCAGCAGCTGTGCGCTAATCATCGCGGATATTCTGAGGGAGAACGACGCGCTTCAGGAAGTCTGCTTGTCCGAGAACAGCATCACTgatctcggtgctggcgccctagCCAAGGCCTTGCAACAAAACTCAACCTTAAAGCGTCTGGACATCTCTGACTGCACGCTGAGTTGTGACTCCTTGTCGAGCTTCGTAGAATCGTTCTCTCTCAACACCACAGTCGAGTGCGTTCGTCTGGGCGCTGTTGACATTCCGGAGACTTGGACGCCGAGTTCGCCCCTTACTGCTAACCACTGTGCTCGCCTAGATGTAACGTGGAACGTACCTTGTCTCGAAGACTGGGCCGCGTCGCTACGAGAAAGGGAATACCATTTTTCTCGACTTTGCGTTGGCTGGACTGCGGATGCCAAGTTGTCCGGTGTCGTTAACTGGTTCGACGCATTGCGCGCGGGCGGTGTTTCTCTCACGGAACTTGTCATCAACTGTCCCCGAGCAGTCTCTCAGGATTGCGGCGACGCTGTGGTGTCCTTTCTAGAGAGCACTAGTTCTTTGAAGAAGCTTCGCGTGGATTTGGAGGACCACTCCTACAGCTACGTTGCTGCCATCATACGAGGTCTGGCCCGTAACAGAAGCGTCTGCGAGGCGAAATTTTGCCAGACCTACATCATAGACCGCGTAGCCAAAGCGCTTCAAGAACTATTACGTAGAAACCGGACCTTGCAACGTCTGGCGTTCAAGTCTTGCTTTTTCAGAGGGCATGCCATCCCATCTATAGCGCGCGTTTTAGAGGACAACTTTGTTCTTCTATCCTTTGACTTTGACGACCCGCCTCTCGTGAGCATGTATCCCATTCTGAGGATCACCGACAGGAATCAATCGCTTCTCAATCGTGCCGTCGAATGCGTGTTGAACTCTTCCGTGGACGAGGAGTCTATACGGGCCCTGCGCCTTCTCTCCACAAGCGACTCGCTGCTCGATGCAGTTGCTGACGTTTCGGGCATTGGAAGAGAGGAATGCAGGAGCCTAGTGCAAGAATCAGTTCGCCGCCTACAGAGCGCGTTGTAA